A portion of the bacterium genome contains these proteins:
- the kdsB gene encoding 3-deoxy-manno-octulosonate cytidylyltransferase — protein sequence MEVLGVIPARWASTRFPGKPLAPLLGRPMLQWVWEAARGAASLDELVVATDDERIAAAARAFGAAVEMTRADHPSGTDRLAEVAARRPAAIVVNIQGDEPLMRAEIIDATVAPLLADNALSCATPVTSFRDEAELASPDTAKVVVDARGRALYFSRALIPFPREDHPPLSTYHKHVGLYVYRAELLARFVTLRSRLEEVERLEQLRLLEHGIAIQTVRVDYQPLGVDRPEDLARAEALLRAGGRPGVDPS from the coding sequence GTGGAGGTGTTGGGCGTCATTCCGGCCCGCTGGGCTTCCACCCGCTTCCCCGGCAAGCCCCTGGCCCCCCTCCTGGGCCGACCCATGCTGCAGTGGGTGTGGGAGGCCGCCCGCGGCGCCGCATCGTTGGACGAACTGGTGGTGGCCACCGACGACGAGCGCATCGCCGCCGCCGCCCGCGCCTTCGGGGCCGCGGTGGAGATGACCCGGGCCGACCATCCCAGCGGAACGGATCGCCTGGCGGAGGTGGCCGCCCGCCGGCCCGCCGCCATCGTGGTCAACATCCAGGGCGACGAACCCCTCATGCGGGCGGAGATCATCGATGCCACGGTGGCGCCCCTGCTGGCCGACAATGCCCTGTCCTGCGCCACGCCGGTGACCTCCTTCCGCGACGAGGCGGAGCTGGCCAGCCCCGACACGGCCAAGGTGGTGGTGGACGCCCGCGGCCGGGCCCTCTACTTCAGCCGGGCCCTCATCCCCTTCCCGCGGGAGGACCACCCTCCGCTCTCGACCTACCACAAGCATGTGGGCCTCTACGTCTACCGCGCCGAGCTGCTGGCCCGTTTCGTGACGCTGCGCAGCCGGCTGGAGGAAGTGGAGAGGCTGGAGCAACTGCGCCTGCTCGAGCACGGCATCGCCATCCAGACCGTCCGTGTCGACTACCAGCCCCTGGGCGTGGACCGGCCCGAGGACCTGGCCCGGGCCGAAGCCTTGCTGCGGGCCGGCGGCCGGCCCGGCGTCGACCCTAGCTGA